The sequence below is a genomic window from Streptomyces sudanensis.
TGCCCTGCTCCAGAGCTCCGGACAGCTCGGCGACGTGGCCGCCAACCTCGCGGCCCTCGACGAGGCCGCCGCCCGCGCGGCGGCCGCCGGCGCGGGACTGCTGGTCGCCCCCGAGCTGTTCCTCACCGGGTACGCGATCGGCGCGGACATCGCCCGGCTCGCCGAGCCCGCGGACGGCCCGTCGGCCCGCCGGGTCGCGGCCGTCGCCGCACGTCACGGCCTGGCCGTCGCCTACGGCTACCCGGAGCGCGACGGGCAGCGCGTGTACAACTCCGCGCGGCTCGTCGGCGCCGACGGCGCGTTCCTGGCGAACTACCGCAAGACCCACCTCTACGGCGGCTTCGAGGAGGAGTGGTTCACCCCCGGCGACGAGCCGGTCGTCCAGGCCGAGGTCGCCGGCGTCCGGGTCGGCCTGATCATCTGCTACGACGTGGAGTTCCCGGAGAACGTCCGGGCGCACGCCCTGGCCGGCACGGACCTGCTGCTCGTACCGACCGCGCTGATGCACCCCGCGCAGATCGTCGCCGAGTCCGTCGTGCCGGTCCGCGCCTTCGAGAACCAGCTGTACATCGCGTACGCCAACCGGACCGGCCCCGAGGGCGAATTCGAGTTCGTCGGCCTGTCCGCGCTCGCCGGCCCCGACGGCACCGTCCGGGCCCGCGCCGGCCGCGGCGAGGAACTGGTCGTCGGCGACGCCGACCCCGAGACGCTCCGGCGCTCGCGCGGCGAGAACCCGTACCTCAGGGACCGCCGCCCCGCCCTCTACACCGGCCTCGTCTGAGCGCCCCCCACCCAGCACCCCCCTCGTCTCCACCCGTGCAAGGAGTCCGTACCCCATGACGTCCACGGTGCCCACCGCCATCCAGCACACCGACGCCCAGCCGCCGATCACCATGTTCGGTCCGGACTTCCCGTACGCGTACGACGACTTCCTGGCCCACCCGGCCGGCCTCGGCCAGGTGCCCGCCGCCGAGCACGGCACCGAGGTCGCCGTGATCGGCGGCGGCCTGTCCGGCATCGTCGCCGCGTACGAGCTGATGAAGATGGGCCTCAAGCCCGTCGTGTACGAGGCCGACCAGCTCGGCGGCCGGCTGCGCACCGTCGGCTTCGAGGGCTGCGACCCGGAGCTCAACTGCGAGCTGGGCGCGATGCGCTTCCCGCCGTCGTCCACGGCCCTGCAGTACTACATCGACCTGGTCGGCCTGGAGACCAGGCCGTTCCCCAACCCGCTCGCCGAGTCGACCCCCTCCACCGTCGTGGACCTCAAGGGCGAGACGCACTACGCGGAGACCGTCGACGACCTGCCGCAGGTCTACCGCGACGTCGCCGACGCCTGGAACCGGTGCCTGGAGGAGGGCGCGGACTTCTCCGACATGAACCGCGCCATGCGCGAGCGCGACGTGCCGCGCATCCGGGAGATCTGGGCGAAGCTCGTCGAGAAGCTCGACAACCAGACGTTCTACGGCTTCCTCTGCGAGTCCGAGGCGTTCAGGTCGTTCCGCCACCGGGAGATCTTCGGCCAGGTCGGCTTCGGCACCGGCGGCTGGGACACCGACTTCCCCAACTCCATCCTGGAGATCCTCCGCGTCGTCTACACCGAGGCCGACGACTTCCACCGCGGCATCGTCGGCGGCAGCCAGCAGCTTCCGCTGCGCCTGTGGGAGCGCGAGCCGGAGAAGATCGTTTACTGGCCGCTCGGCACCTCGCTGAAGTCCCTCCACGGCGGCGAGCCCAGGCCGGCCGTGACCCGCCTGCACCGCACGTCCGGCAACCGGATCACGGTCACCGACGCGGACGGCGACATCCGCACCTACCGCGCGGCGATCTTCACCGCCCAGTCCTGGATGCTGCTCTCCAAGATCGACTGCGACGACTCGCTCTTCCCGATCGACCACTGGACGGCGATCGAGCGCACCCACTACATGGAGTCCTCGAAGCTGTTCGTCCCCGTCGACCGGCCGTTCTGGCTGGACAAGGACGAGGAGACCGGCCGGGACGTCATGTCGATGACGCTGACCGACCGGATGACCCGCGGCACGTACCTGCTCGACAACGGCCCGGACAAGCCCGCCGTGATCTGCCTGTCGTACACCTGGTGCGACGACAGCCTCAAGTGGCTGCCGCTGTCCGCGAACGAGCGGATGGAGGTCATGCTGAAGTCGCTCGGCGAGATCTACCCGAAGGTCGACATCCGCAAGCACATCATCGGCAACCCGGTGACCGTGTCCTGGGAGAACGAGCCGTACTTCATGGGCGCGTTCAAGGCCAACCTGCCGGGCCACTACCGCTACCAGCGCCGCCTGTACACCCACTTCATGCAGGACCGGCTCCCCGAGGACAAGCGCGGCATCTTCCTCGCCGGCGACGACATCTCCTGGACGGCCGGCTGGGCCGAGGGCGCCGTGCAGACCGCGCTCAACGCCGTGTGGGGCGTCATGCACCACCTGGGCGGCGAGACCGACCCGTCCAACCCGGGCCCGGGCGATGTCTACGACGAGATCGCCCCGGTGGAGCTGCCGGAGGACTGACGCCCGGCGGAACCGTGCCAGGAGCCGGTCGAGGTGGGGCGAGCACCCTCGACCGGCTCCGTCCCACATCGACCCCGGACCCGTCCGCGAGGAGCCCCGGGGCGTCCCGCGGGTGCGCGGCCGTGCGGTCGTCCGGTCAGCGGTCCCGGCCGCCTCCGGTCCCCGCGTCCGCGCCCGCNNNGCNGCCCCGGGCCCGGCGGCCCGGGGCCAGCACGCCCGCCCCGGCCACCAGGCCGAACGCCAGCACGGTGACCACCGCGAACGACACCGTCAGCGACGTCAGGTCGGCGAGGCCGCCGATCAGCGACGGAGCGACCAGCCCGGAGGTGTACGTGAGGGTGGCGACGCCCGCGATGGCCTGGCTCGGATTCGGCCCGCTGCGGCCCGCCGCGGCGAAGGCCAGCGGGACGACGACGGCCACCCCCAGCCCGAGGAGACCGAAACCGGCCATCGCGGCCACCGGGTGCGGGGCCGCGACGACCAGCGCGCCGCCCGCCGTCGCCGCCAGACCCCCCGCCCGTACCGTGCGGACCGCGCCGAACCGGTCCACGACCCGGTCGCCGGCCAGCCGCGCCACCGTCATGGTCAGCGCGAACGCCGTGGTGGAGGCGGCCGCCGCGCCCGGCGACGCACCCAGCCCGTCCTCCAGGCGGACCGCCGACCAGTCGAGGCTCGCGCCCTCCGCGAAGACCGCGCAGAAGCCGACCGCCCCGACCGCCAGCGCCGAGCGCGGCGGCAGGGCGAACCGCGGCGGCCCCTCACCGGGCACGCCGCGCACGTCCGGCACGCCCCGGCAGGACGCCAGCCCCAGTACGGTCAGGGCGGCGGCGGCCGACAGGTGGTGCAGGCGCGCGTCGCCGCCCAGGTGCGCGGCGAGCGTGCCGGAGGCCGAGCCGATCAGCGCGCCGGCGCTCCACATGCCGTGCAGGCCCGACATGACGGACCGGCCGAGCCGCTCCTCCACCTCGACGCCCAGCGCGTTCATCGCCACGTCGGACATGCCGGAGGTCGCGCCGTACACGAACAGTGCGCCGCACAGGCCGTACATGCCGGACGCGAGCGAGGGCAGGGCCAGCGACAGCGTCCACAGGGTCAGCAGCACGCGCAGCGCCGCGCGCGTCCCGAGGCGGTGCGCGACCGCGCCCGCGAGCGGCATCGTCAGCGAGGCGCCGAACGCGGGGAAGGCGAGGGCCAGCCCCAACTGCCCGGGGCTCACCCCCGCGTGCTCCTGGATCCACGGGATGCGGGTGGCGAAACTGCCGGTGACCGCGCCGTGCACGCAGAACACGGCGGCCACGGCGTACCGCGCCCGCCGCAGTCCCTCCTCGCGGTACGGCACGGGTGCTCCTCCCGTCTCGACGCCCCGGTCCCCGCCGGTACCTACCCGCCTCCCCGGCCCCATCCTCCTCGGCGACACGGCGACACGGCGACACGGCGACACGGCGACACGGCGACACGGCGGCAGGGTGCGGCGCCGTGCGGGGCTCCGGCCGCCACCGCGGAACCGAACCGTGCGCGCGGCCGCCCTTCCGGGCCCGCGCCGACGGCGGTCCGGTCCCGGGTCTTCCGCTCCCGGCCCGCACCCCACGCACCCCACGCACCGCCCGCGGGCCCGGCATCCGCGGGCCCGCGGGCGGTGTGACCCGGCGCGCGCTGTGAGTCACCCCACAGGGATCGGCCGTATGGGCGGCGGGCGGCCATGGCAGACTGGCCCTGTATCAGCAGCAGCGCACTCCGGGGTCGGTGCAATTCCGAACCGGCGGTTACAGTCCGCGACCCGGCCGCATCCAGTGGCCGGTTGACCAGGTGAAACTCCTGGACCGACGGTGAAAGTCCGGATGGGAGGCAGTGCGCGGCGGGCGACCCCTCAAGGGCGCGCCGTCGTCTGCCGGCAGCCGGGCCGTCCCGGCGGACCGGCCGGCGTGCGGAGGCGCGCACCCCGCGAGGTGCCGCGCCCGCTCCCTGTCGCCGACAGGCCCCGGAGTCCGTGCCCGACGAGGCAGGAGGACCCGGTGGCCACAGCGTCCGACACGACCGCCATGCGCCGAGCCGTCGCGCTCGCGGCCCGCGGACTCGGCTCCACCAGCCCCAACCCGGTCGTCGGGTGCGTCGTCCTCGACGCCTCCGGCCACGAGGTGGGCTCCGGGTACCACGAACGCGCCGGCGGCCCGCACGCCGAGGTCCGCGCCCTGCGCGAGGCGGGCGTCCTCGCCCGCGGCGGCACCGCCTACGTCACCCTCGAACCCTGCAACCACACCGGCCGCACCGGCCCCTGCGCCCAGGCACTGATCGAAGCCGGGATCGCCCGTGTCGTCTACGCCGTCGCCGACCCGGACCCGCAGGCCCGAGGGGGCGCCGAGACCCTCCGCGCGGCCGGCGTCGAGGTCGAGGGCGGCGTCCTCGCCGAGGAGGCCGAGGCCGGCAACGCCGCCTGGCTCACCTCCGTGCGCCTCGCCCGGCCCCACGTCCGCTGGAAGTACGCCGCCACTCTCGACGGGCGGGTCGCGGCCGCCGACGGCACCAGCCGCTGGATCACCTCCCCCGAGGCCCGTGCCGACGTCCACCGGCTGCGCGCCGAGGCGGACGCCGTCGTCGTCGGCTCCGGCACCGCCCGCACCGACGACCCGCACCTCGCCGTGCGCGGCCTCGCCGCCGTCCAGCCGCTGAGGGTCGTCGTCGACACGGAGGCGACCGCCGTCGCGCCCGGCGCCCGGGTCCTCGACGACGCCGCGCCCACGCTGATCGCCGTCGCCGAGGACGCCGCCGCCGACCACCTCGCCGGCACCGACGTCGTACGGCTCCCCAGGGCCGCCTCCGGGCGCGGCCTGTCGGTGCCGGCCCTGCTGGCCGCCCTGCACGAACGGGGCGTCCGCTCCGTCCTCCTCGAAGGCGGCCCCACCCTCGCGGGCGCCTTCGCCGCCGCGGGCGCCGTCGACGAGGTCGTCGGCTACCTCGCCCCGGTCCTCCTCGGCGCCGGCCCCGCCGTGCTCGGCGACGCCGGGATCACCACCGTCGCCGACGCGCTGCGGCTGCGCGTCACCGACACCGCCCGCCTCGGGCCCGACCTGCGCGTCACCGCCCGCCCCGCCACCCTCCCCACCACCAAGGAGCACTGAGTGTTCACCGGAATCGTCGAAGAACTGGGCGAGGTCACCGCCGTCGAGGCCCTCGGCGACGCCTCCCGCTTCCGCGTCCGAGGCCCCGTGGTCACCCGAGGCGCGAAGCACGGCGACTCGATCGCCGTCAACGGCGTCTGCCTCACGGTCGTCGAGCGGGAGGGCGACGAGTTCACCGCCGACGTGATGGCCGAGACCCTCAAGCGCTCCAGCCTCGGCGCGCTCACCGCGGGCTCCCGGGTCAACCTGGAGCGGCCCATGCCCGCCGACGGCCGCTTCGGCGGGCACATCGTCCAGGGCCACGTCGATGGCACCGGCACCATCGTCGAGCGCACGCCGTCCGAGAACTGGGAGGTCGTCAGGGTCTCCCTGCCGGCGGAACTCGCCCGCTACGTGGTGGAGAAGGGCTCCATCACCGTCGACGGCGTCAGCCTCACCGTCGTGGACGCGGGCGCGGACCACTTCACCGTCAGCCTCATCCCCACCACGCTCGCCCTGACCACCCTCGGCCGCAAGCAGCCCGGCGACCCCGTCAACCTCGAGGTCGACGTCATCGCCAAGTACGTCGAGCGCCTCCTCGGCACCGGGGAGGCCGCCCGATGAGCGCCGCGGCCTGGCTGGGCGAGGAGGCGTTCACCGCCTTCGGCCAGCACATCATCTGGTCCGACCTGATCGGCAACACCATCGGCCTCGTCGCGCTGGCGCTCGGCTGGCGCCGCTCCATCCTCACCTGGCCCGCCCAGCTGCTCTCCGGCGTCGTCCTCGTCGTCGCGTACGCCTCCGCCCAGCTCGGCGGCGGCGTGGGCAAGCAGCTGCTGGTCGTCGCCGTCGCCGCGTGGGGCTGGCGCCAGTGGCACCTGGGCCGCGGGCAGGACCGGGACGGCTCCGTCGCCGTCCGCTTCGCGACCTGGCGGGAGCGCGGCCTGCTCCTGGCGGGCGCCGTCCTCGGCACCCTCGCCGTCGGCGGGCTGTTCACGCTGTACCCGGCGCTGTCGTGGAGCCCGTGGGCCGACGCGTACATCTTCGTCGGCACCCTCGTCGCGATGGTCGCCCAGGCCCGCGGCCTCGTCGAGTTCTGGTTCGCCTGGCTCCTCGTCGACGTCGTCGGCGTCCCGCTCGCCTTCGGCAGCGGCCTGGCCTTCTCGGGGCTCGTCTACGTCGTCTACTTCGCCCTCGTGCTGTGGGGCATGCGCGACTGGTGGCTCCGCACGCGCAGCACCCCCGCCCAGGCCCTGGAAGGAGCCACGGCATGACCACCGCGCCCGAACTGCCCCTGTGGGACACCGCCGACCTCACCCTCGACCCCGTCGAGCAGGCCGTCCGCGACATCGCCGCCGGCCGGCCGGTCGTGGTCGTCGACGACGAGGACCGCGAGAACGAGGGCGACCTCGTCGTCGCCGCCGAGAAGGCCACCCCCGAGATCGTCGCCTTCATGATGAGCGAGTGCCGCGGCCTGATCTGCGCGCCCATGGAGGGCGAGGAGCTGGACCGGCTGGGCCTGCCGCAGATGGTCGAGGACAACACCGAGTCGATGCGGACGGCCTTCACCGTCTCCGTCGACGCGGCCCCCGCCCACGGCGTCACCACCGGCATCTCCGCCGCCGACCGCGCCACCACCCTCCAGCTCCTGGCGAGCGGCACCGCCGAACCGTCCGACCTCGTCCGCCCCGGCCACGTCTTCCCGCTGCGCGCCCGGCCCGGCGGCGTGCTGGCCCGCGACGGCCACACCGAGGCCGCCGTCGACCTGGCGCGCCTCGCCGGACTCCGCCCGGCCGGCGCCATCGTCGAGATCGCCGGCGAGGACGGGGTGATGCTCCGGCTGCCGGAGCTGGTCCCCTTCGCCCGCAAGCACGGCCTGACCATCATCTCCATCGAGGACCTGATCGCCCACCGCCGCGGCACCGNCCCCGCCGCGCCGCCCCCCGGGCCGTCCCCGTCCCGTCCGTGCGCCGCGAGGCCGAGGTGCGGCTCCCCACCGCGCACGGCGACTTCACCGCGTACGGCTACCGCTCCACCGCCGACGGCGTCGAGCACGTCGCCCTCGTCCACGGCGACCTCGGCGACGGCGAGGACGTCCTCGTCCGCGTCCACTCCGAGTGCCTGACCGGCGACGTCTTCCACTCCCTGCGCTGCGACTGCGGCCCGCAGCTGCACACCGCCATGGACCGCGTCACCGCGGCCGGCCGGGGCGTCGTCGTCTACCTGCGCGGCCACGAGGGGCGCGGCATCGGCCTGCTCTCCAAGCTCCGCGCGTACGAACTGCAGGAACGCGGCCGCGACACCCTCGACGCCAACCTGGAGCTCGGCCTGCCCGCCGACGCCCGCGACTACGCCGCCGGCGCGCAGATGCTCGCCGACCTCGGCGTCCGCAGCATCCGGCTGATGACCAACAACCCCGAGAAGACCGCCGCCCTCGCCCGCCACGGCCTCACCGTGACCGGCCGCGAGCCCATGCCCGTCCAGGCCGGCGAGCACAACGTCCGCTACCTGCGCACCAAGCGCGACCGCATGGGACACGACCTGCCCTGGCTCGACGGCCCGGCCGACGTGTCCCCCTGCTCCACCCAGTAGCACCACCACCATCCGGCAGCCACCCGGCGACCCCACCACCCGAGGAGAAACGTGAGCGGCAAGGGCGCACCCGAACTGACCGTCAGGAACTGCGGCGACCTCCGCGTCGCCGTCATCGCCGCCCAGTGGCACGAGAAGGTCATGGACGGCCTGGTCGACGGCGCCCTGCGCGCCCTGCACGAACTGGGCATCGACGAGCCGACCGTCCTGCGCGTCCCCGGCAGCTTCGAGCTGCCCGTCGTCGCCAAGGTCCTCGCCGGACGCGGCTACGACGCGGTCGTCGCTCTCGGCGTCGTCATCCGCGGCGGAACGCCCCACTTCGACTATGTGTGCCAGGGCGTCACCCGGGGCCTCGTCCAGGTCTCCGTCGACACCGGCGTCCCCGTCGGCTTCGGCGTCCTCACCTGCGACACCGAGGAGCAGGCCCTGGACCGGGCCGGCCTGGAGGGCTCGAACGAGGACAAGGGCCACGAAGCGGCCACCGCCGCCGTCGCCACCGCCATGACGCTGCGCACCGTCAGCGAACCCTGGCGCTGAGCGGACGCCCCGGACCCCGTACTCTGAGGGCATCATGGCGAACAAAACCTTCGAAGACCTCTTCGCCGAGCTGGAGCTCAAGGCCAGGACCGGCGACCCCGCCACCTCCCGCACCGCCGAGTTGGTGGGCCGGGGCGTCCATGCCATCGGCAAGAAGATCGTCGAGGAGGCCGCCGAAGTGTGGATGGCCGCCGAGTACGAGGGCGAGGACGCCGCCGCCGAGGAGATCTCGCAACTGCTGTACCACGTCCAGGTGATGATGGTCGCGCGCGGGATCTCCCTCGACGACGTCTACGCCCGCCTCTGACCCGCCCCGCCCGACACCGTTCCGAAGCGAAGGAAGCCCGCCCCATGCTGCGCATCGCCGTCCCCAACAAGGGTTCACTGTCCGGACCTGCGTCGGCGATGCTCCATGAGGCCGGCTACAAGCAGCGCAAGGAGTCCAAGGAGCTGGTCCTGGTCGACCCGGACAACGAGGTCGAGTTCTTCTACCTCCGCCCCCGGGACATCGCCATCTACGTCAGCTCCGGCAGGCTCGACATCGGCATCACCGGCCGCGACCTGCTGCTGGACTCCGGCGCCAACGCCGAGGAGATCCTGGAGCTCGGCTTCGCCCGCTCCACCTTCCGCTATGCGACCCGGCCCGGCACGGCCCGGGGACCCGCCGACTTCCACGGCATGACGATCGCCACCTCCTACGAGGGCATCGTCGCCAAGCACCTCGCCGACCAGGGCGTCGACGCCACCGTCGTCCACCTCGACGGCGCCGTCGAGACCGCCATCCAGCTCGGTGTCGCCCAGGTCGTCGCCGACGTCGTGGAGACCGGCACCTCGCTGCGCAACGCCGGCCTGGAGGTCGTCGGCGAACCGATCCTCACCTCCGAGGCCGTCGTCGTCCGCCGCGCCGGCGCCCCGGCCGACGACCCCGGCGTGCAGCGGTTCCTCCGCCGCCTCCAGGGCGTCCTCGTCGCCCGGAGCTACGTGATGATGGACTACGACTGCCGCGCCGAGCACCTGGAGCAGGCCGTCGCCCTCACGCCGGGCCTGGAGTCCCCGACCGTCTCGCCGCTGCACAACGAGGGCTGGGTCGCCGTCCGCGCCATGGTCCCCGCCAAGGACGCGCAGCGCGTCATGGACGACCTGTACGCCCTCGGCGCCCGGGCCATCCTCACCACCGAGATCCACGCCTGCCGCCTCTGAGCCGGAAGCAGAACGCCCCGCCATGCCCGACGCGCCCAGCGAAACCCCCGCCCTCCCCGTCACCTTCCGGCCGCGGCGCACCCGTGCCGTGCTCCTCGCCGTGGGCGCGGTCATGTTCGCGGTCATCACCGCGGTCGCCCTGACGCTGGAGCAGCTCCACCCGGGTGAGCGGATGAGCTTCGTCCTCACGGCCGCGCTCTTCTACGGCGTGCTCATCCTGCTCAGCCGCCCGAAGGTCGTGGCCGACGAGGACGGCGTCACCGTCGTCAACCTGACCCGCAGCCGCCGCCTGGCCTGGCCGGAGATCCTCCGCGTCAACCTGCGGGCCGGCGACCCGTGGGTCTTCCTCGACCTCAGCGACGGCACCAGCCTGCCCGCCCTCGGCATCCAGCCGGGGATCGGCAGGGCGCAGGCCGTCCGCGACGCGCGGGCCCTGCGCGCCCTCGTCGAGACCCGCGGCACGGGCCCCGAGCGGCACTGACCTCCCCGTCCCCGCCGGGCCCGGTCGCCCCCAAGGACGTGCCGGAGGCGCCGGTGGACGCGGTGCGGGACCCGGCGGACCGCGTCCGCGTCGCCGGTCCGCGCCCCTCCGGGAGGCGCAAGGCCCCTCCCGGCGCGGTCGCGGACGCGCGGTCAGTACGCCGGGGGAGCGGGGTCCTGAGGGCCGGGGCCGCCCGGGCCGCGGCCCGAGAGGACCTCGCCGTACGCCTGCATCAGGTCCGGCAGCCGCAGCGTCGCCAGGTCCTCCCGCGTCGGCGTCCCGGTGTACCCGGAGAGCCGCAGGTCGCGGTAGGCGCACGACTTCTCGTACAGGGTGCGCAGGAACCTGCCGTTGCCCAGCTCGTCGATCCAGCCCTGCTCCACGACGTGCTCGCTGATCGAGCGCAGCTCGCCGAGCGCCTCCTCGTCCCACGTGTCGCCGTCGGCCGCCGCCAGCATCCTGCCGATCTCGGTGAGTTCCGAGGGCCGGTACGACGGGAAGTCGACCCGCGTCGTGAACCGGGACGACAGGCCCGGGTTGGCGGCGAGCAGCCGGTCCATGCCCTCCGGGTAGCCGGCGAGGATCACCACCAGGTGGTCGCGGTTGTCCTCGGCGCGCTTCAGCAGGACCTGCAGCGCCTCGTCGCCGTACGCGTCGCCCCTGCCGTAGCCGGAGTTGGCCAGCGCGTACGCCTCGTCGACGAAGAGGACGCCGCCCAGCGCGGAGTCGATCAGCTCGTTGGCCTTCACCGCCGTCTGGCCCAGGAACTCCCCGACGAGGTCGGCGCGCTGGGCCTCCACGAGGTGGTCGCCGCCGAGCAGTCCCAGGGCGTAGAACACCCGGCCGAGGATGCGGGCGACGGTGGTCTTCCCGGTGCCGGAGGGGCCGGAGAAGACGAAGTGCCGTTTCGGGGGCTGCACGGGAAGCCCTTGCCCGGCGCGTAACCGGGCCATCTCCAACTGGGCGGAGAGGGCTTTGACCTGGCGCTTCACCGGTTCGAGGCCGACCATCCGCTCCAGCTCGGCGAGCGCCCGCGCCAGCAGCGCCGGGTCCGTCGGGCTCGCCGGGAACCGGGGCGGGACCGGCCGCCCCGGTACGTCCCCGCCCTTCTTCTCCCGCGTCCCGCCGGGCGGCGCGGGCGCGGCGGGCGCCCCGGGGGCGGCCCGGACCATCCCGGGGGCCGGCCCGGGCCGGCCCNNGGGGCNCCGGGCCCCGCGGGGTCCTGCTCCACCCCCGGGTCCAGCAGGTCCGTGCCCGGCCCGCCGTCCGCTCCGCCGCCCGCCCCGGCGCCGCCCGCCAGGGACACCGCCGCGATGCCCGCCGTCTCCTCGGGCGACCCGTCGAAGCCGTCGTACTCGGCGATGGCCGCGAGCCGCGCCGCCGTGTCCATGAACGACGGGTCCACCCGGTGCACCGCCCGGTACAGGGGCAGCGCGGCGGCGGTGCGGCCGGTGCCCTCGTGCGCCCGGGCCAGCCAGTAGCGCAGTTCCTTGCGCTGGGGCTGCTCGCTGCGGCACCGCATGAGCGCCGCCGACAGCAGCGGCTCGGCCTGCCCGTACATCTCCAGCCGCACCCGTGCCATGCCGCCGAACAGCCCGGCCTCGATGCCCAGCAGCGGGTCGTCGACGAGGGGGTCGGTGTGCCGGACGAGCCGGTCCCAGTCCTTGACCAGGTACGCCCGGCAGGCGTGCAGGAACCGCACCTGCGGGTCGGCGTCCACGGGCGGCAGCTCCGCCAGCGCCCGGTCGAGCTCGGGGACGTGCCGGCCGTCGAGCCAGTGGGAGGCGTGGGCGAGGAGCAGGTCCCGGGGGCTCTCCAGCACCGGCTGCACCCACCAGCCCAGCCAGTACCAGGAGTTGAGTGTCCGGTGGTGGCGCCGCCGCTGCTCGCCGAACCGCTCGCGGTGGTGGTACATCCGCAGCAGCGCGGTGGTCGTGTCGACCCGCAGGGCGTGCAGCCCGAGCCAGGCGTCGGCCATGCCGGGGTCGGCCCGCACGGCGGCGCGGAACTCCTCCTCGGCCTGGGGGTACGCGCCCATGGTGTAGGCGTCGACGCCGCGCAGCCAGGCGAGGTCGGCGGGGGCCTGCGCACCCTGCGTGCCGATGTCCATCGGGTCCCCCCACCGCGTGTGCCCCGGAGCCGTCCCGCCGGGCGGACGCCCGCCGGAGACCTTCGTGACGGCCTTCCCGGGGCGGGCTTCGACCGCACCGGGGTGCATCGTACCCGCGTACACGGTGTGCGACTAAGGGTGCGATCGGCGTCCGGGAGGCGGTCGCGGGCCCGGCGGCGACCGTGACGGAGGGTGAGTGCCGCGGGGCCGGCTCACCGGCCGGACGGGGGAGTGAGGGCAGAACGAAGCCCCCGATCACGGGGGAACAACCGGGGGCTTCGTGTCTGCGACGGCTCCTGAAAGCCGCACATTGAGAACGTAAGACCTGTACGGCTCACCGGTCAAGCACGCTCCGGACAGTCCGGGGACTGATTTCCGCCTCTTTCGCGAAACCCCGCCGGGCGTCACGGTGCGTGAGGGGCCGGCTCCGCCTCGGCGTTCGGACGGCGCCCCGGCAGCCACACGTAGCCCTCCCGGCACTCGCGCACCAGGAAGTGCGCGAACGGCAGGGACGGGTCGCGGGCGAAATGGCGGATCTCCGCCACCGTCCACCCGTCCCAGAAGGCGGACTGCGCGGGTCCGTCGCGGAGCCGTCCCCGCAGCCAG
It includes:
- the hisG gene encoding ATP phosphoribosyltransferase, whose translation is MLRIAVPNKGSLSGPASAMLHEAGYKQRKESKELVLVDPDNEVEFFYLRPRDIAIYVSSGRLDIGITGRDLLLDSGANAEEILELGFARSTFRYATRPGTARGPADFHGMTIATSYEGIVAKHLADQGVDATVVHLDGAVETAIQLGVAQVVADVVETGTSLRNAGLEVVGEPILTSEAVVVRRAGAPADDPGVQRFLRRLQGVLVARSYVMMDYDCRAEHLEQAVALTPGLESPTVSPLHNEGWVAVRAMVPAKDAQRVMDDLYALGARAILTTEIHACRL
- a CDS encoding AAA family ATPase; this encodes GRPGPAPGMVRAAPGAPAAPAPPGGTREKKGGDVPGRPVPPRFPASPTDPALLARALAELERMVGLEPVKRQVKALSAQLEMARLRAGQGLPVQPPKRHFVFSGPSGTGKTTVARILGRVFYALGLLGGDHLVEAQRADLVGEFLGQTAVKANELIDSALGGVLFVDEAYALANSGYGRGDAYGDEALQVLLKRAEDNRDHLVVILAGYPEGMDRLLAANPGLSSRFTTRVDFPSYRPSELTEIGRMLAAADGDTWDEEALGELRSISEHVVEQGWIDELGNGRFLRTLYEKSCAYRDLRLSGYTGTPTREDLATLRLPDLMQAYGEVLSGRGPGGPGPQDPAPPAY
- a CDS encoding PH domain-containing protein, coding for MPDAPSETPALPVTFRPRRTRAVLLAVGAVMFAVITAVALTLEQLHPGERMSFVLTAALFYGVLILLSRPKVVADEDGVTVVNLTRSRRLAWPEILRVNLRAGDPWVFLDLSDGTSLPALGIQPGIGRAQAVRDARALRALVETRGTGPERH